In Candidatus Tectomicrobia bacterium, the genomic stretch CAGGCCATCTTCGCGCGGCGGGGCGCCTTCGAGCGCATCGGGGGCTACGCCGGCCTGCCCCTCTTCGAGGACTGGGACCTCTGCACCCGCCTGAAGCGCGAGGGAAGGCTCGCGATCATCCCCGCCCCCGTCCTGACGAGCGCCCGGCGCATCGAGGCCTGGGGCAAGTGGAAGTGCTTCAAGCTCTGGTGGGGGCTCAGCCTCCTCTACGCCCTGGGCGTCCCGGCGGAGAGGCTGGCGAGGTTTTATGAGGATGTGAGGTAGGGCTATCCCCCCCTCCTCGGCGGGGGGCCGGGGGGCGGCGGGGGCGAGGGGGGCTGGCCGCCGGGCTCGTCTTTTTTCCCGGCCTCCTCGTCCTCGTCCTTCTTGTCCTTCCCGTCGCCCCGGCGGAAGCGGCTGATGTCGTCGTACATTTGGCGGAGGCGGGCCTCGGCGCGGCCGTGGACGCTCTCGGGCGGGAAGTCGCCCGTCCCGGGGTCGCGCTCCCCGGCGGGGACCCCGGTGAGGAGGGAGATGCCCTGGTCGGCGTCCCGGACGGGGTAGATGCGGAACTTCCCCGCGCGCACCGCCTCGATCACCTCGTCGCGCAGCATGAGGTTCTTGACGTTGGGCTCGGGGATGAGGACGCCCTGGTCCCCGGTGAGCCCGCCCTTCTCCTTGCAGATCTCGAAGAAGCCCTCGATCTTCTCGTTCACCCCGCCGATGGGCTGGATCTCGCCGCGCTGGTTGATGGAGCCCGTCACCGCGAGCCCCTGCTTGACGGGAAGCCCCGAGAGGCTGCTCAGGATGGCGTAGAGCTCGGTGGAGGAGGCGCTGTCTCCGTCCACGCCGCTGTAGTTCTGCTCGAAGGTGATGCTGGCCGAGAGCGCGAGGGGGCGCCGCCGGGCGTAGAGGCCGCCCAGGTAGCCCTGGAGGATGAGCATGCCCTTGTCGTGGATGCTGCCGGAGAGCTTGCTCTCGCGCTCGACGTTCACCACCCCGCGCTCGCCGATGAAGGTCTGGGCGGTGATGCGGGAGGGCTTGCCGAACACGTAGTCCCCCAGGTCCATCACCGCGAGGCCGTTCACCTGCCCGACGACCGCGCCCTGGACGTCGATGAAGAGAGTGCCCTCGAGGATGAGCTCGCGGAGGCGCTCGTCGATGAGGTCGGAGCGGCGGCGCTTCTCCCGGACGGCCCGCAGGATCTGCTCCCGCCCGACCTCGGAGACCCCCTCCTCCCGGGCCCAGTGGTCCGCCTCGATGATGGTTTCGTGCACCTCGCCGAAGCGGGCGGAGAGCTTGCGCTGGTGGGCGACGGCCCGGGCGCTCTCCTCGAGGAGGGCGGCGACGGCGTCGTCCCGGAACGGCATGAGGTCGGACTTGTTGCGGTGGAACTCGATGAACTCGCGGTAGTCCCGCAGGCTCTCCGGCGTGCGGTCGATGGCCGAGCTGAAGTCGGCCTTCACCTTGAAGAGCTTCTGGAAGTCCTCGTCGTGGTGGAGGAGGAGGTAGTAGAGCGTCGGGCTCCCCATGAGGATGACCTTGACGTCCACGGGCACCGGGTCGGGCTTGATGCCCCCCTGCGTCCAGCCGTAGGTTTCCCCCAGGTCCTCGATGCGCACGCAGCGGGTGCGGATGGCGCGCTTGAGGGCGGGCCAGACGCCTGGGTTGATGAGCGCGTCGAGGGCGTTGAGGAGGAGGAAACCCCCGTTCGCCCGGATCATGGAGCCGGCCCGGATCATGGTGAAGTCGGTGGTGTAGGCGCCGAATACCGCCCGGCGCTCGACCCGGCCGAAGAGGTTGCTGAAGTTGGGGTTGGACTCGAAGACGACGGGGGCGCCGTCCATGTCGCTCGTGTCCACGGCCAGGTTGACGGTGTAGATCTTGAAGGGGTCCTCCTCCTGGCCGCGGCGCATGGCCAGGAAGGGCATCTGGGGCTGGTTCTCCTCCTCGGGGCGGAAGTGCTGGAGGTTGCCCAGGATGTGCTCCTGCACCTTGTCCAGGAACTCGCGGACCTTCTGGAAGTCGCGGTATTTCTCGCGCAGGTCGTCGATGGGCCCCCGGACGGCGGTCAGGGCGATGTCCTTCTCGAGGTTGCGGATGCGCCCGCGAAGCTCCTTCTCCAGGGCCCGCGTCTGCTTGACGAACTCCCCCACGTGCTCGTTGAAGGCGTTGCGCGACTGCGCGATGCGCTCCCGCTCCTCGGGCGCGAGCTTCTCGAAGGTCTCCTCGGTGGCGGGCTCCCCGTTGATGAGCGGGATGAGGGCGAAGCCGCCCTGGCCGGGGCGGACGGCGAAGCCGGCCTCCTTCGCCTTCTCCTCGAGCTGGCTCAGCAGCTCCTGCTGGCGCGCCTGAATGGACTCGATGATCTGCTTGCGCTCGGCCTCGTGGGCCTCGTCCTCGAAGGCCTTGGGGATGGCGTCGCGCAGCTCGACCACGAGGGAGTCCACGTCGTCGCGGAACGAGCGCCCCAGGCCCGGCGGGAACTTCAGCCAGAGCGGCCGCTCCGGGTCGTCGAAGTCGTGGACGAAGGCGAGGGAGCTGGGGATGGCGCGCTCGGCGGCGATCCGCTCGCAGATGGAGCGGCACATAGTGTAGCGCCCCGTGCCCGGGGGCCCGGAGAGGAAGATGTTGAACTCGGGCGAGCGGACCTCGAGGCCGAAGGCGAGGGCGCGCTGGGCGCGCTGCTGCCCGATGAACTTCTCGTTCGCGGGCGGGCTCCCGTCCGCCGGGAGCGGCTCGCCCAGATCGCAGCGCCACCGCAAGGCTTCGGGCGGAAGAGGCTGGGGCAGTTCGGCCATCGGACCCTCCGTTTCCTGCGGGAAAAAGAGAGCGCCCCCGGGAGGGGGAGGGAGTTTCATCTTAACAGCTTTTCCGGCCCTGGCGACCGCGCCGAACCCTCAACTTTCGGGACGTTTCCCCTGACCCGGGCGAAGGCGGCGCGAAGGCGTTCCGCGGGGCGCGAAATTGGATGATGCCTCCCGGGCGCACGCCGGACCTAAGCGAGGAGGACGACCCCGTGGCGACGATGGAGGACTTCGAGAAGCTGGACATCCGGATGGGGCGGGTCATCGAGGCGGAGGACTTCCCGGAGGCCCGCAAGCCCGCCTACAAGCTCACCATCGACTTCGGCCCCGAGGTGGGCCTGAAGCGGAGCGCCGCCCAGATCACGGCGCTCTACACCAAGGAGGAGTTGCGCGGGCGCCTCGTGCTGGGGGTGGTGAACTTCCCGCCCCGGAGGATCGGGCCCTTCCTCTCGGAGGTGCTCACGCTGGGCGTCCCGGACGCGGAGGGCCGCGTCGTCCTCGCCGCCCCGGACCCAAAGGGCGCGGTCGTGGGCGGGCGGCTGTTCTGAGCCCACCCCTCCTCAAACCGGACCCGGGCGGAAGCCGCCTTCTCCCTTGCCCTTCTCCTCCAGGGAAACCATACTGGCAGAAGGCCGTTTCATTTCCCCTGCCCATGAAGGAGGACGCCATGGACGCCGCCATGAACGCCGCCGAGAGGAGCCGGCTCGCCGAGGAGATCGGTGAGCTCGCCCGCGCGTACGACATGAAGTTCGCCGGCTGAACGCAGTCCGTTCTTGCAGCTCTGCAAGAAAAGCTGGGTATGGAAGATGAAGGCGCCTTCCGGGCGGGCAGCGCGCTCGCGGGCGGGGTGGCCCGGATGGGAGCCACCTGCGGCGCCCTGACCGGCGCCGTCATGGCGGTCGGCCTGGAGGTGGGAAGGGCACGGCTGGAGGACACGGAGCAGTACGCGAGGGCGATGGCCCCCGCCCAGGAGGTGTACCGGCGCTTCGAGGCGGCGGAAGGCTCGTCCCAATGCCTGGAGATCCACGAGAAGCTCTACGGGCGGGGCTTCCTGCTCGCCGACCCCGAGCAGCGCAAGGCCTTCCTGGAGGCGGGCGGGCACAGCGCGGCTGGATGCCCGAGCGTGTGCTACGAGGCCGCCAAGATCGCGGCGGACGTGATCCTCGCCCTGCGCGAGGGGGAGGCCTAGCGGAGCCGGGCCCGTTCCTCTCGGAGGTGCTCACGCTGGGCGTCCCGGACGCGGAGGGCCGGTCGTTCTAATCGCCCCCGATCCGAAGGGAGCCGCCGTGGGCGGGCGGCTGTTCTAGTCCCCTCCTACACCAGGTCCGGCCGCTCCTCGTCGCGGTAGTGGGCGAAGCCCTTGGGCGCCGTGCCCTTCGCCCGGTGGACGTGCATGGGAGCGGGGGTGAGGGGATGCCACTGCGTCTGGTCCGGAGGCTCGGGCCACTCGTAGGGCAGGTGGACGTAGGCGTTCGGCCCCGCGGCCTCCCCGAGCAGCTCACACATGTCGTCGCAAATCTGGCGTTGGCCCGCGCGGTCCCCGACCATGCCCAGGATGCGCGCGAAGGGGTACTGGATGAAGGCCGCGCGCGGCACGCAGACCTTCTCCGTCACGTCCGGCTGGTTGCTGATGGAGACGGTGGCGACCCCGGCTTTCTCAAGCTCGCGCTGCAGCAGTCCCACGGACCGCATGCAGAGGGGTCAGACGGGGAAGAGAAACGCCGCGTCCACCCCCTCGGCCTTCATCCGGGCCGCCATCCGGGGGGCGGTCTGCTTGATGAGGGGGTTGAAGTTCGGGATGTAGCCCATGATGGAGTAGAGGGTGTCGGCGAGGCGGCCGATCTTCCCCTCGCGCTCGTAGTCCAGGAAGATGTCCACCGGGAAGGCCACGTTGCGGTCGGCCTTCAGGTACTCCGTGTTGATGTGGAGGTGGGTGTACTCGCAGTCGTCCTGGCCCGCCGTGCGGGGGATCTCCCGGTGGGTCGGGTCCCCCCACTGGGGCTCGCGCCACTCGCGCTCGTAGTCGAAGGAAACGTCCCCCTTCAGGTAGATCCCCGCCGTCGAGACGAGGGTGACGCGGCACTCGGAGAGCGGCTTGCCGAGGGGCGTCCAGGGGGTCTTCGAGGGGTCGGCCGGGCGC encodes the following:
- a CDS encoding glycosyl transferase is translated as QAIFARRGAFERIGGYAGLPLFEDWDLCTRLKREGRLAIIPAPVLTSARRIEAWGKWKCFKLWWGLSLLYALGVPAERLARFYEDVR
- a CDS encoding AAA family ATPase, encoding MAELPQPLPPEALRWRCDLGEPLPADGSPPANEKFIGQQRAQRALAFGLEVRSPEFNIFLSGPPGTGRYTMCRSICERIAAERAIPSSLAFVHDFDDPERPLWLKFPPGLGRSFRDDVDSLVVELRDAIPKAFEDEAHEAERKQIIESIQARQQELLSQLEEKAKEAGFAVRPGQGGFALIPLINGEPATEETFEKLAPEERERIAQSRNAFNEHVGEFVKQTRALEKELRGRIRNLEKDIALTAVRGPIDDLREKYRDFQKVREFLDKVQEHILGNLQHFRPEEENQPQMPFLAMRRGQEEDPFKIYTVNLAVDTSDMDGAPVVFESNPNFSNLFGRVERRAVFGAYTTDFTMIRAGSMIRANGGFLLLNALDALINPGVWPALKRAIRTRCVRIEDLGETYGWTQGGIKPDPVPVDVKVILMGSPTLYYLLLHHDEDFQKLFKVKADFSSAIDRTPESLRDYREFIEFHRNKSDLMPFRDDAVAALLEESARAVAHQRKLSARFGEVHETIIEADHWAREEGVSEVGREQILRAVREKRRRSDLIDERLRELILEGTLFIDVQGAVVGQVNGLAVMDLGDYVFGKPSRITAQTFIGERGVVNVERESKLSGSIHDKGMLILQGYLGGLYARRRPLALSASITFEQNYSGVDGDSASSTELYAILSSLSGLPVKQGLAVTGSINQRGEIQPIGGVNEKIEGFFEICKEKGGLTGDQGVLIPEPNVKNLMLRDEVIEAVRAGKFRIYPVRDADQGISLLTGVPAGERDPGTGDFPPESVHGRAEARLRQMYDDISRFRRGDGKDKKDEDEEAGKKDEPGGQPPSPPPPPGPPPRRGG
- a CDS encoding tRNA-binding protein, coding for MEDFEKLDIRMGRVIEAEDFPEARKPAYKLTIDFGPEVGLKRSAAQITALYTKEELRGRLVLGVVNFPPRRIGPFLSEVLTLGVPDAEGRVVLAAPDPKGAVVGGRLF
- a CDS encoding C_GCAxxG_C_C family protein translates to MEDEGAFRAGSALAGGVARMGATCGALTGAVMAVGLEVGRARLEDTEQYARAMAPAQEVYRRFEAAEGSSQCLEIHEKLYGRGFLLADPEQRKAFLEAGGHSAAGCPSVCYEAAKIAADVILALREGEA